In the Sebastes fasciatus isolate fSebFas1 chromosome 20, fSebFas1.pri, whole genome shotgun sequence genome, one interval contains:
- the gpr142 gene encoding putative G-protein coupled receptor 142, translated as MTDRPNVTASGQQEPEELQMSKCVLGFIPVIYYSILLCVGVPVNILTAVALSRLACRTKKALYYYLLAVTGSDILSQLFIIFVGFLLETAVFHRDVPALLLHSVSAAEFAANHASIWSTVPLTVDRYVALCHPLLHRQISYPARARKIIAAVLALSLVSGVPFFWWSDMWRNSHPPTALDTVLIWTHVTIIYFLPCSIFLVLNSLIIHTLRVRQRQQCCQEERGPKSAPPRRLGKTTAMLLAITSVFSVLWAPRTVVVIYHLYVSSVHRDWRVHLAYDLSNMLAMLNTAVNFFLYCFVSKPFRGAVRDVLLLRGGPLYPRRTLPHPQAPIDASISSLYSGNNKRSPRDSTPLSPRRTRKPS; from the exons ATGACCGACCGGCCCAATGTGACAGCGTCCGGCCAACAGGAGCCTGAGGAGCTGCAGATGTCCAAATGTGTCCTAGGCTTCATCCCTGTCATCTACTACAGTATTCTGCTCTGTGTGGGAGTACCAG tGAACATCCTCACCGCCGTGGCGTTGTCCAGACTCGCGTGCCGCACCAAGAAAGCTCTGTACTACTACCTTCTGGCGGTGACGGGTTCAGACATTCTCTCCCAGCTCTTCATCATCTTTGTCGGCTTCCTGCTGGAGACGGCGGTTTTTCACCGAGACGTCCCGGCGCTCCTGCTGCACTCCGTCAGCGCTGCCGAATTCGCCGCCAACCACGCCTCCATCTGGTCCACCGTGCCCCTCACCGTGGACCGCTATGTGGCGCTCTGTCACCCCCTCCTCCACCGCCAGATCAGCTACCCGGCCCGGGCCAGGAAGATCATCGCGGCGGTCCTGGCGTTGTCCCTCGTATCGGGCGTGCCGTTCTTCTGGTGGTCGGACATGTGGAGGAACAGTCACCCGCCCACGGCCCTGGACACCGTCCTCATATGGACGCATGTAACCATCATCTACTTCCTGCCCTGCAGCATCTTCTTAGTGCTGAACTCTTTGATAATCCACACGCTGAGGGTGAGGCAGAGGCAGCAGTGCTGCCAGGAGGAGCGCGGGCCCAAATCTGCGCCTCCTCGGCGACTTGGGAAAACCACGGCGATGCTGCTAGCCATCACGTCCGTGTTCTCTGTGCTGTGGGCTCCCAGGACTGTGGTGGTCATCTACCACCTCTACGTGTCCTCAGTCCACCGAGACTGGCGAGTCCACCTGGCCTACGACCTGTCCAACATGCTGGCCATGCTCAACACGGCCGTCAACTTCTTCCTCTACTGCTTCGTCAGTAAGCCTTTCCGCGGCGCCGTGCGGGACGTCCTGCTGCTCAGGGGGGGCCCGCTGTATCCTCGCCGCACTCTGCCTCACCCGCAGGCCCCCATCGAcgcctccatctcctctctgtaCAGTGGGAACAACAAGCGCTCGCCGCGGGACTCCACCCCCTTGTCACCTCGCAGGACCAGAAAGCCCTCGTGA